In Pseudomonas putida, a genomic segment contains:
- a CDS encoding CheR family methyltransferase, with product MTSERNTDIEIRLLIEAIYLKYSYDFRNYSGASIKRRIIHALRQFDCRTVSALQERVLHDPGMFMQLLQYLTIPVSEMFRDPSHFLALRNEVVPLLRTWPSIKIWIAGCSTGEEVYSMAILLREEGLLERTIIYATDINPNSLDKAKQGIYSMQSMHEYAENYRLAGGRRDFAEYYTAAYGSAIMDSSLRDNVTFADHSLATDSVFSETQLVSCRNVLIYFNKALQDRALGLFHESLCHRGFLILGSKESVDFSAYHDRFEPLVKPERIFRKS from the coding sequence TTGACTAGCGAACGCAATACCGACATCGAGATCCGGCTGCTGATCGAGGCGATCTACCTCAAGTACAGCTACGATTTTCGCAACTATTCCGGCGCTTCGATCAAGCGCCGGATCATCCATGCCTTGCGTCAGTTCGACTGCCGCACGGTGTCGGCCCTGCAAGAGCGGGTGCTGCACGACCCGGGCATGTTCATGCAGTTGCTGCAGTACCTGACGATCCCGGTCAGCGAGATGTTCCGCGACCCCAGCCACTTCCTGGCATTGCGCAACGAGGTGGTGCCGCTGCTGCGTACCTGGCCGTCGATCAAGATCTGGATCGCCGGTTGCAGCACGGGCGAGGAGGTCTATTCGATGGCGATCCTGCTGCGTGAGGAGGGGCTGCTCGAGCGCACCATCATCTACGCCACCGACATCAACCCCAACTCGCTGGACAAGGCCAAGCAAGGCATCTACTCGATGCAGAGCATGCACGAATACGCCGAGAACTACCGCCTGGCAGGTGGCCGGCGCGATTTTGCCGAGTACTACACGGCCGCCTATGGCAGCGCCATCATGGACAGCAGCCTGCGCGACAACGTGACCTTCGCCGACCATAGCCTGGCCACCGACAGCGTGTTCTCCGAAACCCAGTTGGTGTCCTGCCGCAACGTGCTCATCTACTTCAACAAGGCGTTGCAGGACCGCGCCCTTGGGTTGTTCCACGAATCGCTGTGCCACCGCGGCTTTCTCATCCTGGGCAGCAAGGAGTCGGTGGACTTCTCGGCCTACCATGACCGCTTCGAACCCTTGGTCAAGCCCGAACGGATCTTCCGCAAGTCATGA
- a CDS encoding chemotaxis protein CheB: protein MNGIRAVVIGASAGGVAALFKVLGGLPAGFVTPVLCVLHLPGDRHSQLAEVLQRRLRRPVREARDKEPIAPGLIYVAGPGYHVSVEHDLTFSLSQEEPVHFSRPAIDFLFTSAADAYGTGLLGVLLTGANEDGAAGLAYIHQSGGRTVVQDPRDAQVPLMPEAALALHRPDLILTLSGIERLLSTLESSACQAPPSPNC from the coding sequence ATGAACGGCATACGTGCGGTGGTGATCGGCGCCTCGGCCGGTGGTGTCGCGGCGCTGTTCAAGGTGCTCGGTGGGTTGCCTGCCGGCTTCGTCACGCCGGTGCTGTGCGTTCTGCACCTTCCAGGCGATCGGCACAGCCAGCTCGCTGAAGTGCTGCAACGGCGCTTGCGCCGACCCGTGCGCGAGGCGCGTGACAAGGAACCCATAGCGCCTGGGTTGATCTATGTGGCAGGCCCCGGCTATCACGTGTCGGTGGAACACGACCTGACCTTTTCGTTGAGCCAAGAGGAACCTGTACATTTCTCCCGACCGGCCATCGATTTCCTCTTCACCTCGGCGGCCGATGCCTATGGCACCGGCCTGCTCGGCGTGTTGCTCACCGGTGCCAACGAAGACGGCGCCGCAGGCCTCGCCTACATACACCAAAGCGGCGGCCGGACCGTGGTCCAGGACCCCCGCGATGCACAGGTTCCGTTGATGCCGGAGGCCGCGTTGGCCCTGCATCGGCCCGACCTCATTCTGACCCTTAGTGGTATCGAGCGATTGCTCTCGACCCTGGAATCCAGCGCATGCCAAGCCCCACCATCGCCAAACTGCTGA
- a CDS encoding hybrid sensor histidine kinase/response regulator, with protein sequence MPSPTIAKLLIVDDLPENLLALAALIHGDDREVHQAQSAEQALSLLLEHEFALAILDVQMPGMNGFELAELMRGTEKTRHIPIVFVTAAGREMNYAFKGYESGAVDFLHKPLETLAVKSKVTVFVELYRQRKALDRQLQALEQSRQEQEQLLTQLQVARCELEHAVRMRDDFMSIVSHEVRTPLNGLILETQLRKMHLARGNTDAFSPDKLQAMVERDERQINSLIRLIEDMLDVSRIRTGKLSLRPKAFDLAQLARSLVENFTPQATALETHIDLHPCEPVLGEWDEFRIEQVLANLLSNALRYGERKPIQVRVFERDAMAWVQVQDQGIGISAANQQRIFQQFERVAAQQASGGLGLGLYISEQIVQAHGGCIRVDSAEGEGATFSIQLPLASNTEQNDQVRATSA encoded by the coding sequence ATGCCAAGCCCCACCATCGCCAAACTGCTGATCGTCGACGATTTGCCGGAAAACCTGCTGGCGCTCGCCGCCCTGATCCACGGCGACGACCGCGAGGTGCATCAGGCGCAGTCTGCCGAGCAAGCCCTGTCGCTGCTGCTCGAGCATGAGTTCGCCCTGGCCATCCTCGACGTGCAGATGCCCGGCATGAACGGCTTCGAGTTGGCCGAATTGATGCGCGGCACGGAAAAGACCCGGCACATCCCAATTGTTTTCGTCACTGCCGCCGGGCGCGAAATGAACTACGCCTTCAAGGGCTACGAAAGCGGCGCGGTGGACTTCCTGCACAAGCCGCTGGAGACCCTGGCGGTCAAGAGCAAGGTCACCGTGTTCGTCGAACTGTACCGCCAGCGCAAGGCCCTGGACCGCCAGTTGCAGGCGCTGGAGCAGAGCCGCCAGGAGCAGGAACAGTTGCTCACCCAGCTGCAAGTGGCGCGGTGCGAACTGGAACATGCTGTACGCATGCGCGACGATTTCATGTCGATCGTCTCCCACGAAGTGCGCACGCCATTGAACGGCCTGATCCTGGAAACCCAATTGCGCAAGATGCACCTCGCGCGGGGCAATACCGATGCCTTCAGTCCGGACAAGCTGCAGGCCATGGTCGAGCGGGACGAGCGGCAGATCAACAGCCTGATTCGCCTGATCGAGGACATGCTCGACGTCTCACGGATCCGCACCGGCAAATTGTCGCTACGGCCAAAGGCCTTCGACCTGGCTCAGCTGGCGCGCAGCCTGGTGGAAAACTTCACCCCCCAGGCCACGGCCCTGGAAACCCATATAGACTTGCACCCGTGCGAGCCGGTCCTGGGCGAATGGGACGAGTTCCGCATCGAGCAGGTGCTGGCGAACCTGTTGTCCAATGCATTGCGCTATGGTGAGCGCAAGCCAATCCAGGTGCGGGTGTTCGAGCGTGACGCCATGGCCTGGGTGCAGGTGCAGGACCAAGGCATCGGCATCAGTGCGGCCAACCAGCAACGGATCTTTCAGCAGTTCGAGCGTGTTGCGGCCCAGCAGGCCAGCGGTGGCCTGGGGCTGGGGCTGTATATTTCCGAGCAGATCGTCCAGGCCCATGGCGGGTGCATTCGGGTCGACAGCGCCGAAGGCGAGGGCGCCACGTTCAGCATCCAATTGCCATTGGCGAGCAACACAGAACAAAACGACCAGGTGCGGGCAACCTCCGCCTGA
- a CDS encoding response regulator codes for MSEDAQDVVLVVEDEPAIRMILRDYLAGEGYHVLVAEDGEQAFAILASKPHLDLMVTDFRLPGGISGVDIAEPAVKLRPDLKVIFISGYPAEILESGSPITRKAPILAKPFDLDTLHEQIQALLR; via the coding sequence ATGAGTGAAGATGCACAAGACGTGGTGCTGGTGGTCGAGGACGAACCCGCCATCCGCATGATTCTGCGGGACTACCTGGCAGGCGAGGGCTACCACGTTCTGGTGGCCGAAGACGGTGAGCAGGCGTTCGCCATCCTGGCCAGCAAGCCGCACCTGGACCTGATGGTGACGGACTTCCGCCTGCCGGGTGGCATTTCCGGGGTTGATATCGCTGAGCCTGCGGTCAAGCTGCGACCGGACCTCAAAGTGATTTTCATCAGCGGCTATCCGGCCGAGATCCTCGAGTCCGGCAGCCCGATCACGCGCAAGGCGCCGATCCTGGCCAAGCCATTCGACCTCGATACCCTGCACGAGCAGATCCAGGCACTGTTACGTTGA
- a CDS encoding TetR/AcrR family transcriptional regulator, which yields MPAVNAAMRCANFEERRDRALALFAEKGFGQVSMRELAAHVGLTAGSLYHHFPSKQDLLFDLIEELYEELQATLELGRRAMARGGSALSCLIAAHWQLHAERPLQFRLAERDFCCLSEAQQARLAVQRKRYEAGLLRLVAPRAGLDAQVLEATAQVVATLLNQLPGMLAALPQARALELMESLLAGGIERTLGR from the coding sequence ATGCCCGCCGTCAATGCCGCAATGCGCTGTGCCAACTTCGAGGAGCGACGCGACCGGGCCCTGGCACTTTTCGCCGAGAAAGGCTTCGGCCAGGTCAGCATGCGCGAGCTGGCGGCGCATGTGGGGCTGACGGCCGGGTCGCTGTATCACCACTTCCCAAGCAAGCAGGACCTGTTGTTCGACCTGATCGAGGAGTTGTACGAAGAACTTCAGGCCACGCTGGAGCTTGGTCGCCGGGCCATGGCCCGCGGCGGTTCGGCATTGTCGTGCCTGATTGCCGCGCACTGGCAGCTACATGCCGAGCGGCCATTGCAGTTTCGCCTGGCAGAGCGGGACTTCTGCTGTTTGAGCGAGGCGCAGCAGGCGCGCCTGGCCGTGCAACGCAAGCGCTATGAAGCGGGGCTGCTGCGCCTGGTCGCGCCGCGTGCGGGGTTGGATGCACAGGTTCTGGAGGCGACTGCGCAGGTGGTGGCGACGTTGCTGAACCAGTTACCGGGGATGTTGGCGGCGCTGCCACAGGCGCGGGCGTTGGAGTTGATGGAAAGCCTGCTGGCGGGTGGTATCGAGCGGACCCTGGGGCGGTAG
- a CDS encoding 3-hydroxybutyryl-CoA dehydrogenase, protein MSIEQIAVIGAGTMGNGIAQVCAVAGYQVLLVDVSDAALERGVATLSKNLERQVNKGTLSADIAEAAKTRIRTSTDYTQLASAQLVIEAATENLQLKQRILAQVAANVDATCVIATNTSSLSVTQLAASIEQPERFIGVHFFNPVPMMALVEIIRGLQTSDQTYAQALLVTEKLGKTPITAGNRPGFVVNRILVPMINEAIFVRQEGLASAADIDTGMRLGCNQPIGPLALADLIGLDTLLAIMEAFHEGYNDSKYRPAPLLKEMVAAGWLGRKSGRGFFTY, encoded by the coding sequence ATGAGCATTGAACAGATTGCCGTGATCGGCGCTGGCACCATGGGCAACGGCATCGCCCAGGTATGCGCGGTGGCGGGCTACCAGGTGCTGCTGGTGGACGTCTCCGACGCTGCGCTGGAGCGTGGCGTGGCCACCTTGAGCAAGAACCTCGAACGCCAGGTCAACAAGGGCACCCTCTCGGCCGATATCGCCGAAGCGGCCAAGACCCGCATCCGTACCAGCACCGACTACACCCAGTTGGCCAGCGCCCAGCTGGTGATCGAGGCCGCGACGGAAAACCTGCAGCTCAAGCAGCGCATCCTGGCGCAGGTCGCGGCCAACGTCGACGCCACCTGCGTGATCGCCACCAACACCTCCTCGCTCTCGGTCACCCAGCTGGCGGCGAGCATCGAACAGCCCGAGCGCTTCATCGGCGTGCACTTCTTCAACCCCGTGCCGATGATGGCGCTGGTCGAGATCATCCGTGGCCTGCAGACCAGCGACCAGACCTACGCCCAGGCGCTGCTGGTGACCGAAAAGCTTGGCAAGACCCCCATCACCGCCGGCAACCGGCCAGGCTTCGTGGTCAACCGCATCCTGGTGCCGATGATCAACGAAGCGATCTTCGTGCGCCAGGAAGGCCTGGCCAGCGCCGCGGACATCGATACCGGCATGCGCCTGGGCTGCAACCAGCCGATCGGTCCGCTGGCCCTGGCCGACCTGATCGGCCTGGACACCCTGCTGGCGATCATGGAGGCCTTCCACGAGGGCTACAACGACAGCAAGTACCGCCCTGCCCCGCTGCTCAAGGAAATGGTCGCGGCCGGCTGGCTCGGCCGCAAGAGCGGCCGTGGTTTCTTCACCTACTGA
- a CDS encoding acetyl-CoA C-acyltransferase family protein yields MNNPEIYVVSAVRTAIGGFGGSLKDLPLADLATTVARAAIERAGIEAAQVGHVVMGNVIPTEARDAYLSRVAAMNAGIPKETPAFNVNRLCGSGLQSIVSAAQCLLLGDAEVALAAGAESMSRGPYLLPQARWGARMGDLQGIDYTVGILQDPFEHFHMGITAENVAAKHGITRQMQDELALTSQRRAARAIAEGRFASQIVPVELKSRKGTVQFSVDEHVRSDVTAEQLAGMKSVFKKDGTVTAGNASGINDGAAGLILASGDAVRRLGLKPLARLVAYAHAGVEPGLMGLGPIPATRAVLKKAGLGVADLDVIESNEAFAAQACAVARELDFNPEKVNPNGSGISLGHPVGATGAIIATKAIHELQRIQGRYALTTMCIGGGQGIAVVFERV; encoded by the coding sequence ATGAACAACCCAGAAATCTACGTCGTCAGTGCCGTGCGTACCGCCATCGGCGGCTTTGGCGGCTCCCTCAAGGACCTGCCCCTGGCTGACCTGGCCACCACCGTGGCGCGGGCCGCGATCGAGCGCGCCGGCATCGAGGCCGCGCAAGTGGGGCATGTGGTGATGGGCAACGTGATCCCGACCGAAGCCCGCGATGCCTACCTGAGCCGGGTAGCGGCCATGAACGCCGGCATTCCCAAGGAGACCCCCGCGTTCAACGTCAACCGCCTGTGCGGCTCGGGCCTGCAGTCGATCGTCTCGGCAGCGCAATGCCTGCTGTTGGGCGATGCCGAAGTGGCCTTGGCCGCAGGCGCCGAGTCCATGAGCCGCGGGCCGTACCTGCTGCCCCAGGCACGTTGGGGCGCACGCATGGGTGACCTGCAGGGCATCGACTATACCGTCGGCATCCTCCAGGACCCGTTCGAGCACTTCCACATGGGCATCACTGCGGAAAACGTTGCGGCCAAGCACGGCATCACCCGCCAGATGCAGGACGAACTGGCACTCACCAGCCAGCGCCGCGCCGCCCGCGCCATCGCCGAAGGCCGCTTCGCCAGCCAGATCGTGCCGGTGGAACTGAAGAGCCGCAAAGGCACCGTTCAGTTCAGCGTCGATGAGCACGTGCGCAGCGACGTGACTGCCGAGCAGTTGGCGGGCATGAAGAGTGTCTTCAAGAAGGACGGCACGGTGACTGCCGGCAATGCCAGCGGCATCAACGATGGCGCTGCCGGGTTGATACTGGCCAGCGGCGATGCGGTGCGTCGCCTGGGCCTCAAGCCGCTGGCGCGGCTGGTGGCTTACGCCCATGCAGGTGTCGAGCCGGGCCTGATGGGCCTTGGCCCGATTCCGGCGACCCGTGCGGTGCTGAAAAAGGCAGGCCTGGGCGTAGCCGACCTGGATGTGATCGAGTCCAACGAAGCCTTCGCCGCCCAGGCTTGCGCCGTGGCACGCGAGCTGGATTTCAATCCGGAGAAGGTCAACCCGAACGGTTCGGGCATCTCACTCGGCCACCCGGTCGGCGCCACTGGGGCGATCATCGCCACCAAGGCCATTCACGAACTGCAGCGTATCCAGGGCCGCTATGCCCTGACCACCATGTGCATCGGCGGCGGCCAGGGCATCGCCGTGGTCTTCGAGCGCGTCTGA
- a CDS encoding AraC family transcriptional regulator, with translation MRESDSVAVYFLNAMLHALRDRPEVRDAHLRAVDIDPAVMADPQGRVPAQAFAQLWLDMIQLLDDEFFHLDSHGMPLGSFALICRGLVQEPNLEKALRQCIGYFALFLRDLQACVTVRGGRVVISVQSNIVDPLTRVYAEETYLVLIVGLLCWLAGRRIAIDRTELALARPAQEDDLLLWGPDLRLGSGRTEVEFDSAYLRLPVVQDLAGLKTFLRSAPQGLVIRFRNQNDLVAEVYRHLRARRYGQWPTLAALAEQQGLSASTFRRQLEREGRSYQQIKDEVRRAMAFERLRDGVLSIAEIAEQTGFQEPSAFHRAFKKWTGHSPGSYRARILGR, from the coding sequence ATGCGCGAAAGCGATTCGGTCGCCGTGTACTTCCTCAATGCCATGCTCCATGCCCTGCGCGACCGCCCCGAGGTTCGCGATGCACATCTGCGGGCCGTGGATATCGACCCCGCAGTGATGGCCGACCCACAGGGCCGCGTGCCAGCCCAGGCGTTCGCCCAGCTGTGGCTGGACATGATCCAACTGCTCGACGACGAGTTCTTCCACCTCGACAGCCACGGCATGCCGCTGGGCAGCTTCGCCCTGATCTGCCGAGGGCTGGTCCAGGAGCCGAACCTGGAAAAGGCCCTGCGCCAGTGCATCGGTTATTTCGCCTTGTTCCTGCGTGACCTCCAGGCCTGCGTGACGGTGCGTGGCGGGCGCGTGGTGATCAGCGTACAGTCGAACATCGTCGATCCGCTGACCCGGGTGTATGCCGAGGAAACCTATCTGGTATTGATAGTCGGCCTGCTGTGCTGGCTGGCCGGTCGGCGCATCGCCATCGACCGTACCGAACTGGCCCTGGCACGCCCGGCTCAGGAAGACGACCTGCTGCTGTGGGGGCCGGACCTGCGCCTGGGCAGCGGGCGCACCGAAGTCGAATTCGACAGCGCCTACCTGCGCCTGCCGGTGGTACAGGACCTGGCGGGGCTGAAGACTTTCCTGCGCAGCGCGCCGCAGGGCCTGGTGATCCGCTTTCGCAACCAGAACGACCTGGTCGCCGAGGTGTACCGCCACCTGCGCGCACGGCGCTATGGCCAGTGGCCGACCTTGGCTGCGCTGGCCGAGCAGCAGGGCCTCAGTGCCAGTACCTTTCGCCGCCAGTTGGAGCGCGAAGGGCGCTCTTACCAGCAGATCAAGGACGAAGTACGCCGGGCCATGGCCTTCGAGCGCTTGCGTGACGGCGTGTTGAGCATTGCCGAGATCGCCGAGCAGACCGGCTTCCAGGAGCCCAGCGCGTTCCACCGGGCGTTCAAGAAGTGGACCGGGCACAGTCCGGGCAGCTACCGCGCGCGGATCCTCGGGCGCTGA
- a CDS encoding nucleoside deaminase encodes MSELYMREALELARANIQAGGRPFAAVLVYQGQVVARAVNEIHSTQDPTAHAEMQAIRKASQVLGQARLDGAEIYATGHPCPMCLAAMHLCGVKQAWFAYDNDEGEPYGLSTAEVYAQMARPPQQQSLPLRALKPEGEGGLYQQWKQANSNNG; translated from the coding sequence ATGTCCGAACTCTACATGCGTGAAGCCCTCGAACTGGCCCGCGCCAATATCCAGGCCGGAGGCCGCCCGTTCGCTGCGGTCCTGGTCTACCAGGGGCAGGTGGTCGCTCGCGCTGTCAACGAGATCCACAGTACCCAGGATCCGACCGCCCATGCCGAGATGCAGGCGATTCGCAAGGCGAGCCAGGTGCTGGGGCAGGCTCGCCTGGATGGCGCAGAGATCTATGCCACGGGGCATCCCTGCCCGATGTGCCTGGCCGCCATGCACCTGTGTGGCGTGAAGCAGGCGTGGTTCGCCTATGACAACGACGAAGGCGAGCCCTACGGCCTGTCGACCGCCGAGGTGTATGCCCAGATGGCTCGCCCACCCCAGCAGCAAAGCCTGCCGCTGCGTGCGCTCAAGCCCGAGGGAGAGGGGGGGCTGTACCAGCAATGGAAGCAGGCCAACAGCAACAACGGCTGA
- a CDS encoding DUF2388 domain-containing protein has protein sequence MRHLLLAPALLLMLPAGAALARVDAGDVATSAGISASLYSTFKDDKRIIPARDELSAFVASGGTIRGAYVESALEQVRKDHPGLQASDEELARAILSQDEPIAGR, from the coding sequence ATGCGCCACCTATTGCTCGCCCCCGCACTGCTGCTGATGCTCCCGGCCGGTGCCGCACTGGCCCGCGTCGATGCTGGCGATGTCGCCACCTCGGCCGGTATTTCCGCGTCGCTGTATTCGACCTTCAAGGACGACAAGCGCATTATCCCCGCCCGTGACGAGCTGTCGGCTTTCGTCGCCAGCGGTGGCACGATCCGTGGGGCGTACGTCGAATCGGCGCTGGAACAGGTGCGCAAGGACCACCCAGGCCTGCAAGCCAGTGACGAAGAGCTGGCCAGGGCGATACTGTCGCAGGACGAGCCGATAGCGGGTCGTTGA